The following coding sequences lie in one Populus trichocarpa isolate Nisqually-1 chromosome 14, P.trichocarpa_v4.1, whole genome shotgun sequence genomic window:
- the LOC7488884 gene encoding protein GRAVITROPIC IN THE LIGHT 1 isoform X2 codes for MTETMDTTTSTTSKQPQISEMFSKFALAFKTKTFEFFADEISDADEGFSLLDSAEDFIPDQKVIILKPDQPLNQNQEFLSQQELTVKKTSYLQLQIAHVPFNEENIKVADKASVSVLQRLSDLKQVYRDMCKNPDSGDDLPIGSCLEAQVEENQSKLRIMGTVSNSLQAEIDKKDCEVSALKKKLIEVQKSNSLLSKRLLSSLNLNSEVLLTVKVFDSVLNDACRTMHKFTKILVDLMRKAGWDLDLAANSVHSDVGYVKRGHNRYAFLSYVCLGMFKGFDLEGFGLKSDGEILCNGHDSVSVKSNSALKQLLEHVSSNPMELLSMNPTCEFLRFCEKKYQELIHPTMESSIFSNFDQNEFVLNSWRSLGMFYESFVNMASSVWTLHKLAFSFDPVVDIFQVERGVDFSMVYMEDVTGRCTMPGKTRLKVGFTVVPGFKIGRTAIQSQVYLCGSTCTE; via the exons ATGACTGAAACCATGGACACTACAACCTCAACAACATCAAAACAACCACAAATTTCTgaaatgttttcaaaatttgCACTTGCTTTCAAGACCAAAACTTTCGAATTCTTCGCCGATGAAATTTCTGACGCCGACGAAGGCTTCTCCCTCCTTGATTCTGCCGAGGATTTTATCCCTGACCAGAAAGTCATAATCTTGAAACCTGACCAACCCTTGaatcaaaatcaagaatttttgTCACAGCAAGAGTTGACAGTGAAAAAGA CTTCTTATTTGCAGTTACAAATTGCACACGTTCCTTTTAATGAAGAGAACATTAAAGTAGCTGATAAGGCTTCAGTTTCAGTTCTTCAAAGGTTGTCTGATTTGAAGCAAGTTTATAGGGATATGTGTAAGAATCCTGATTCTGGTGATGATTTGCCAATTGGATCTTGCTTGGAAGCTCAAGTAGAAGAGAATCAAAGCAAGTTGAGAATTATGGGGACTGTTTCTAATAGTTTGCAAGCAGAGATTGATAAAAAAGATTGCGAGGTTTCGgctttgaagaagaaattgattGAGGTTCAAAAGTCCAATTCTTTATTGTCTAAGAGGTTGCTCAgtagtttgaatttgaattctgAGGTCTTGTTGACTGTTAAGGTTTTTGATTCTGTGCTAAATGATGCTTGTAGAACAATGCATAAGTTTACAAAGATATTGGTTGATTTGATGAGAAAAGCTGGGTGGGATTTGGATTTGGCGGCCAATTCTGTTCATTCTGATGTTGGTTATGTGAAAAGAGGGCATAATCGTTACGCATTTTTGTCTTATGTTTGTTTGGGGatgtttaaaggttttgatttAGAAGGGTTTGGTTTGAAGAGTGACGGTGAGATTTTATGCAACGGGCATGACTCTGTTTCGGTTAAGAGTAATAGCGCGTTGAAGCAATTACTTGAGCATGTATCTAGCAATCCTATGGAGTTGCTAAGTATGAATCCTACGTGTgagtttttgagattttgtGAAAAGAAGTATCAAGAGCTTATACACCCAACAATGGAATCCTCGATTTTCAGCAATTTCGATCAAAATGAATTTGTGTTGAATTCATGGAGGTCACTTGGGATGTTCTATGAGTCATTTGTTAACATGGCTAGTTCTGTATGGACACTTCATAAGCTGGCGTTTTCTTTTGATCCCGTGGTTGATATTTTTCAAGTGGAAAGAGGGGTTGATTTTTCAATGGTGTATATGGAAGATGTCACGGGGAGATGCACCATGCCAGGTAAAACCAGGCTGAAGGTTGGGTTCACAGTGGTTCCAGGATTTAAAATCGGAAGAACAGCTATCCAATCTCAGGTTTATTTATGTGGCTCAACATGTACAGAATAA
- the LOC7488884 gene encoding protein GRAVITROPIC IN THE LIGHT 1 isoform X1, whose product MTETMDTTTSTTSKQPQISEMFSKFALAFKTKTFEFFADEISDADEGFSLLDSAEDFIPDQKVIILKPDQPLNQNQEFLSQQELTVKKSETQIKHLNTQLANTLISSVFAKVSSFEASYLQLQIAHVPFNEENIKVADKASVSVLQRLSDLKQVYRDMCKNPDSGDDLPIGSCLEAQVEENQSKLRIMGTVSNSLQAEIDKKDCEVSALKKKLIEVQKSNSLLSKRLLSSLNLNSEVLLTVKVFDSVLNDACRTMHKFTKILVDLMRKAGWDLDLAANSVHSDVGYVKRGHNRYAFLSYVCLGMFKGFDLEGFGLKSDGEILCNGHDSVSVKSNSALKQLLEHVSSNPMELLSMNPTCEFLRFCEKKYQELIHPTMESSIFSNFDQNEFVLNSWRSLGMFYESFVNMASSVWTLHKLAFSFDPVVDIFQVERGVDFSMVYMEDVTGRCTMPGKTRLKVGFTVVPGFKIGRTAIQSQVYLCGSTCTE is encoded by the coding sequence ATGACTGAAACCATGGACACTACAACCTCAACAACATCAAAACAACCACAAATTTCTgaaatgttttcaaaatttgCACTTGCTTTCAAGACCAAAACTTTCGAATTCTTCGCCGATGAAATTTCTGACGCCGACGAAGGCTTCTCCCTCCTTGATTCTGCCGAGGATTTTATCCCTGACCAGAAAGTCATAATCTTGAAACCTGACCAACCCTTGaatcaaaatcaagaatttttgTCACAGCAAGAGTTGACAGTGAAAAAGAGTGAGACCCAGATCAAGCATTTAAATACCCAGCTGGCTAATACTTTGATTTCTTCAGTTTTTGCTAAAGTTTCTTCATTTGAAGCTTCTTATTTGCAGTTACAAATTGCACACGTTCCTTTTAATGAAGAGAACATTAAAGTAGCTGATAAGGCTTCAGTTTCAGTTCTTCAAAGGTTGTCTGATTTGAAGCAAGTTTATAGGGATATGTGTAAGAATCCTGATTCTGGTGATGATTTGCCAATTGGATCTTGCTTGGAAGCTCAAGTAGAAGAGAATCAAAGCAAGTTGAGAATTATGGGGACTGTTTCTAATAGTTTGCAAGCAGAGATTGATAAAAAAGATTGCGAGGTTTCGgctttgaagaagaaattgattGAGGTTCAAAAGTCCAATTCTTTATTGTCTAAGAGGTTGCTCAgtagtttgaatttgaattctgAGGTCTTGTTGACTGTTAAGGTTTTTGATTCTGTGCTAAATGATGCTTGTAGAACAATGCATAAGTTTACAAAGATATTGGTTGATTTGATGAGAAAAGCTGGGTGGGATTTGGATTTGGCGGCCAATTCTGTTCATTCTGATGTTGGTTATGTGAAAAGAGGGCATAATCGTTACGCATTTTTGTCTTATGTTTGTTTGGGGatgtttaaaggttttgatttAGAAGGGTTTGGTTTGAAGAGTGACGGTGAGATTTTATGCAACGGGCATGACTCTGTTTCGGTTAAGAGTAATAGCGCGTTGAAGCAATTACTTGAGCATGTATCTAGCAATCCTATGGAGTTGCTAAGTATGAATCCTACGTGTgagtttttgagattttgtGAAAAGAAGTATCAAGAGCTTATACACCCAACAATGGAATCCTCGATTTTCAGCAATTTCGATCAAAATGAATTTGTGTTGAATTCATGGAGGTCACTTGGGATGTTCTATGAGTCATTTGTTAACATGGCTAGTTCTGTATGGACACTTCATAAGCTGGCGTTTTCTTTTGATCCCGTGGTTGATATTTTTCAAGTGGAAAGAGGGGTTGATTTTTCAATGGTGTATATGGAAGATGTCACGGGGAGATGCACCATGCCAGGTAAAACCAGGCTGAAGGTTGGGTTCACAGTGGTTCCAGGATTTAAAATCGGAAGAACAGCTATCCAATCTCAGGTTTATTTATGTGGCTCAACATGTACAGAATAA